In a genomic window of Sutcliffiella sp. FSL R7-0096:
- a CDS encoding 2-hydroxymuconate tautomerase, with amino-acid sequence MPITHIHLLEGRSVEQKQELIQNVTQAITQTLGTTPEQVRVLLMEIPKENWGTGGTTKAQSER; translated from the coding sequence ATGCCAATTACTCACATCCATTTGTTGGAAGGTAGAAGCGTCGAACAAAAACAAGAATTGATTCAAAATGTCACTCAAGCCATCACCCAAACTCTCGGAACCACTCCGGAACAAGTTAGGGTGTTGCTCATGGAGATACCTAAAGAAAATTGGGGAACCGGCGGTACTACAAAGGCACAAAGTGAAAGGTAG
- a CDS encoding fumarylacetoacetate hydrolase family protein yields the protein MDLLQIAKHVADHQKNGQEMDKITLTHPEMNVEHAYEIQKLSMDHAIKSGDRLIGWKMGLTSKAKQLSVGVEEAIYGRLTSSMELTEPTLQIGNLIHPRVEPEFAFILNKELKGEQITVRDVWMATECIFPALEVIDSRYRNFSFTLEDVVADNASSCKFILGNQAFSPYFTSWDKVGVTMTRNGETVQSGVGAAVLDHPVKSIVELVKMLHREGLSVHPGMVVLAGGITEAINVYNGDVIEVHYDHLGTMKLNVEL from the coding sequence TTGGACTTACTTCAAATTGCAAAACATGTGGCAGATCACCAAAAAAATGGACAAGAGATGGATAAAATCACTCTCACTCATCCGGAAATGAATGTGGAGCATGCTTATGAAATTCAAAAACTGAGCATGGATCATGCAATAAAAAGTGGAGACAGATTAATCGGCTGGAAAATGGGATTGACCAGTAAGGCAAAACAATTGTCGGTGGGGGTGGAGGAGGCCATTTATGGTAGATTAACTTCCTCCATGGAATTGACGGAACCTACCTTGCAAATTGGCAATCTCATTCATCCGAGAGTGGAGCCTGAGTTTGCGTTTATCCTCAACAAAGAACTTAAAGGAGAGCAAATTACAGTTCGTGATGTATGGATGGCAACTGAATGCATCTTCCCTGCATTAGAGGTCATTGATAGCAGGTATCGTAACTTCTCCTTCACTTTGGAGGATGTTGTGGCTGACAATGCATCATCATGCAAGTTCATTTTAGGAAATCAAGCTTTTTCCCCTTATTTCACCTCTTGGGATAAGGTCGGGGTGACCATGACTAGAAATGGTGAGACGGTACAATCCGGAGTGGGAGCGGCAGTATTGGATCATCCTGTGAAGTCTATTGTGGAATTGGTGAAAATGCTACATCGGGAAGGGCTTTCCGTCCATCCGGGAATGGTGGTTCTTGCTGGTGGAATTACAGAAGCAATCAATGTCTACAACGGGGATGTAATAGAGGTTCACTACGATCATTTAGGAACAATGAAGTTGAACGTCGAGTTGTAG
- the dmpG gene encoding 4-hydroxy-2-oxovalerate aldolase, whose translation MRRDVWITEVALRDGSHAISHQFTIDQVKNVAKALDEADVPVIEVSHGDGLGGSSLQYGLSHTNEMELISAATEVVTKAKIAVLLLPGIGTVQHLKEAASRGAKIARIATHVTEADVSKQHISFAKELGLEAVGFLMMSHMAPTEKLLEQASLMESYGADVVYVVDSAGALLPHQVKERVHCLRNSLDIPIGFHAHNNLSLAVANSLVAIEQGATRIDGSIRCLGAGAGNTQTEVLVSVLDRLNIQTGIDVYKMMDVAEEVVAPILQKPQEITREGLLLGYAGVYSSFLVHANKAATQFKVDAKDILIELGRRKVVGGQEDMIVDIAAEMAKKTVKV comes from the coding sequence TTGAGACGTGATGTATGGATTACAGAGGTTGCCCTAAGGGATGGGAGTCATGCCATCAGTCATCAATTTACCATTGATCAAGTGAAAAATGTCGCCAAAGCCTTGGATGAGGCGGATGTCCCTGTTATTGAAGTGTCCCATGGAGATGGACTTGGAGGATCTTCCCTTCAATATGGATTGTCACATACCAATGAAATGGAACTGATCAGCGCCGCAACGGAAGTTGTTACCAAAGCAAAAATAGCCGTTTTGTTGCTTCCTGGCATAGGGACAGTTCAGCATTTAAAAGAAGCGGCAAGCCGTGGTGCAAAAATAGCCCGAATTGCTACCCATGTAACAGAAGCGGATGTGTCAAAGCAACATATTTCTTTTGCAAAGGAGCTTGGTTTAGAAGCCGTTGGTTTTCTGATGATGTCCCATATGGCACCAACAGAGAAATTGCTCGAGCAGGCAAGCTTGATGGAAAGCTATGGAGCGGATGTGGTTTATGTAGTTGATTCTGCGGGGGCTCTTTTACCACATCAAGTTAAAGAAAGAGTTCATTGTTTGCGCAACAGCTTGGATATACCAATTGGGTTCCATGCCCACAACAACCTCTCATTAGCTGTTGCCAATTCCTTAGTTGCAATAGAACAAGGGGCAACCAGAATAGATGGTAGCATCCGATGCCTTGGGGCAGGAGCTGGAAATACACAGACAGAAGTGTTGGTATCTGTGCTTGACAGGCTAAATATTCAAACTGGTATTGATGTATATAAAATGATGGATGTGGCGGAGGAGGTTGTAGCCCCTATTCTGCAGAAACCCCAAGAAATTACGAGGGAAGGCCTGCTACTTGGATATGCAGGCGTTTACTCTAGTTTCTTGGTTCATGCCAACAAAGCGGCAACCCAGTTTAAGGTAGATGCAAAAGATATATTAATAGAATTAGGAAGACGAAAAGTAGTTGGTGGACAAGAAGATATGATTGTCGATATTGCTGCTGAGATGGCCAAAAAGACCGTAAAGGTTTAA
- a CDS encoding acetaldehyde dehydrogenase (acetylating) — translation MEKVKVAIIGSGNIGTDLMLKLHRSKSLELTAMIGIDPHSDGLRRAKAYGHTIIMNGVDGFLEKPELADILFDATSAKAHYRHAEALKKTGKHLIDLTPAAIGPFVVPTVNLMEHINEPVVNMVTCGGQATIPIIHAVSKVCQLEYAEIVATIASKSAGPGTRMNIDEFTTTTARAIEKIGGAKNGKAIIILNPAEPPILMRDTVYCQVRNLKGKEEQISSAIARRVEEIQGYVPGYKLRTEPIFDGDKVSIFIEVKGAGDYLPDYSGNLDIMTAAAVKVGEEKASRLVGKRTKTVKAT, via the coding sequence ATGGAAAAAGTAAAAGTAGCGATAATAGGTTCAGGAAACATCGGTACAGATCTAATGCTTAAACTTCACCGTTCCAAGTCACTTGAACTGACTGCGATGATTGGTATAGATCCTCATTCAGATGGCCTCAGACGTGCAAAGGCATATGGACATACCATCATCATGAATGGAGTGGATGGTTTTCTAGAAAAGCCGGAACTTGCAGACATACTTTTTGATGCAACTTCTGCCAAAGCACATTACAGGCATGCAGAGGCATTGAAAAAAACGGGAAAACATCTAATCGACCTAACTCCGGCAGCTATCGGTCCATTTGTCGTTCCGACAGTAAACCTGATGGAGCATATAAATGAACCTGTTGTGAACATGGTTACTTGTGGTGGACAGGCAACCATACCAATTATTCATGCTGTCAGTAAGGTATGTCAACTGGAGTATGCGGAAATCGTTGCAACCATTGCAAGCAAAAGTGCTGGTCCCGGGACACGTATGAATATTGATGAATTTACTACCACTACAGCGCGTGCGATTGAAAAAATAGGCGGTGCTAAGAATGGAAAGGCCATCATCATTCTTAATCCTGCAGAACCACCAATACTAATGAGAGATACTGTTTACTGCCAAGTGCGAAACTTGAAAGGAAAAGAAGAACAAATAAGTTCGGCCATAGCTAGACGTGTAGAAGAAATTCAAGGTTATGTACCTGGATATAAACTTCGCACTGAACCGATATTCGATGGAGATAAGGTCAGTATTTTCATAGAAGTGAAGGGAGCGGGGGATTACCTACCAGATTACTCAGGTAATCTGGATATCATGACTGCAGCTGCAGTTAAAGTAGGAGAAGAAAAAGCAAGTAGATTGGTAGGAAAAAGAACAAAAACAGTTAAAGCTACATAA
- a CDS encoding fumarylacetoacetate hydrolase family protein: MTIQTRKLSDLLMNAEKSRIGVSPLTDMNPDLTVKEAYNIQLDNIQIKLQNGEKISGKKIGLTSLAMQQLLGVNEPDYGHLLQSMEVGNGGVISRQQLLEPKVEGEIAFFLKKDLTGPNVTVEDVMDATEYVVAALEIVDSRVAGWKIKLCDTIADNASSGLYVLGEKKLSPHQLDLKEEKMSFYKNEQPINEGIGKAALGDPAYCVAWLANKLSEFGITLKANEVILSGALSAAANAEEGDEFLAKFQTLGEVKVSFK; encoded by the coding sequence ATGACCATTCAAACGAGAAAGTTATCAGACCTGCTGATGAACGCTGAAAAATCAAGAATAGGTGTCTCTCCTTTGACCGACATGAACCCTGACTTAACAGTGAAAGAAGCATACAATATTCAATTGGATAATATACAGATTAAGCTACAAAACGGGGAAAAAATCAGTGGAAAGAAAATCGGACTTACTTCACTGGCCATGCAACAGCTTCTAGGGGTAAACGAACCTGACTATGGTCATCTCCTTCAATCGATGGAAGTGGGTAATGGTGGGGTTATTTCTCGCCAGCAGCTTCTCGAACCGAAAGTGGAAGGAGAAATAGCATTCTTTTTAAAAAAGGATCTGACTGGACCCAATGTGACGGTTGAGGATGTAATGGATGCTACAGAATATGTAGTTGCTGCATTGGAGATTGTTGACAGTCGGGTAGCAGGTTGGAAAATTAAACTTTGTGACACGATAGCGGATAATGCTTCTTCGGGTCTTTACGTACTAGGTGAAAAAAAATTGTCTCCACATCAACTAGATCTTAAGGAAGAGAAGATGTCCTTTTATAAGAATGAACAACCAATCAATGAAGGGATCGGTAAAGCGGCTTTAGGAGATCCCGCCTATTGTGTCGCTTGGCTTGCTAATAAACTATCCGAGTTTGGAATTACACTAAAAGCTAATGAAGTAATCCTCTCAGGTGCTTTATCCGCGGCAGCAAACGCAGAAGAGGGCGATGAATTCTTGGCCAAATTTCAAACACTCGGAGAAGTGAAAGTCAGTTTTAAATAA